One genomic window of Thalassolituus hydrocarboniclasticus includes the following:
- a CDS encoding patatin-like phospholipase family protein, with translation MSADHSASALIVEGGAMRGIYSAGILDAFIATDYYPFDWYLGVSAGASNVAAYLGKQYGRNYKVYTDYCRRPQFKSWRRFLRGGHLIDIDWLWDITERELPIGLEHIEAVKDRFLVVATCAHSGEAHYLSPQADEVFQALKASGNMPLAFKGQVQLRDNIWFDGGVADSLPVEEAWRRGARNILVLRSNPASYRKKAYKIARFFPRLLKDYPHIAARLQQRHDDYNRALDFIRQPPAGCNIVEICPPDDFSAGQFTTDMNILNKAYQDGLLQGADLLRQKLF, from the coding sequence ATGAGCGCCGATCATTCTGCCAGTGCACTGATTGTTGAAGGCGGTGCTATGCGCGGTATTTACAGCGCCGGTATTCTCGATGCTTTTATTGCCACCGATTATTATCCTTTCGACTGGTATCTGGGCGTATCGGCTGGCGCATCAAACGTGGCAGCTTATCTGGGTAAACAATACGGCCGTAATTATAAGGTCTACACCGATTATTGCCGCCGGCCGCAATTTAAAAGCTGGCGGCGTTTTCTGCGCGGCGGGCATTTAATTGATATCGACTGGCTGTGGGATATTACCGAGCGCGAATTACCGATCGGGCTGGAACATATCGAAGCGGTTAAAGACCGTTTTCTGGTGGTGGCGACCTGTGCCCACAGCGGCGAAGCACATTATTTATCGCCGCAGGCCGACGAGGTTTTTCAGGCGTTAAAAGCCTCGGGCAATATGCCGCTGGCGTTTAAAGGGCAGGTACAGCTGCGTGATAACATCTGGTTCGATGGTGGTGTGGCCGACTCACTGCCGGTGGAAGAAGCCTGGCGCCGCGGTGCGCGTAATATTCTGGTGCTGCGTTCCAACCCGGCTTCGTACCGTAAAAAAGCCTATAAAATTGCACGCTTTTTTCCGCGCTTATTAAAAGACTATCCGCACATTGCGGCACGCCTGCAGCAGCGTCATGACGACTATAACCGGGCGCTGGATTTTATCCGCCAGCCACCGGCCGGCTGCAATATCGTTGAAATCTGTCCGCCTGACGATTTTTCTGCCGGGCAGTTCACCACCGATATGAACATTCTGAATAAAGCCTATCAGGATGGCTTGCTGCAGGGTGCAGACCTGCTGCGGCAAAAATTATTCTGA
- a CDS encoding MarR family winged helix-turn-helix transcriptional regulator — protein MSDSNPLLLDKQLCFSLYATSLAMTQVYKPLLEPLGLTYPQYLVLLILWEQDGLGLKDIAARLGQKPGALTPVIKRMEAEGLISRSRSSADERLLEIRLSEHGRSLREKALQVNACAASHCNAAIPELMDLKERLDVLRRALQGE, from the coding sequence ATGTCCGATTCCAATCCGCTGCTGCTCGATAAGCAATTGTGCTTCTCTCTGTACGCTACCTCGCTGGCGATGACTCAGGTGTATAAACCTCTGCTGGAGCCGCTGGGGCTGACCTATCCGCAGTATCTGGTGTTGCTGATTCTGTGGGAGCAGGACGGTCTGGGGCTGAAGGATATTGCCGCGCGTCTGGGGCAGAAGCCGGGAGCGTTAACGCCGGTGATCAAGCGGATGGAGGCTGAGGGCTTAATCAGCCGTTCGCGCAGCAGCGCCGATGAGCGGCTGTTGGAGATCCGCCTCAGTGAGCATGGCCGCAGCCTGCGCGAGAAGGCGTTGCAGGTGAATGCCTGTGCCGCCAGCCACTGCAATGCCGCTATTCCGGAGCTGATGGATCTGAAAGAGCGGCTGGATGTTCTGCGCCGGGCATTGCAGGGGGAATGA
- a CDS encoding hotdog fold domain-containing protein, with translation MSQFLKMFEQLGAQQFSAGIGMVAPYFSTIDPEVTELRPGYASMILRNQKKVHNHIGTVHAIAMCNAAELMAGIVTDASIPAGARWIPAGMSVKYVAKAKTDLKVEADCSAVDFSQPGEVHIPVAAYDDQNTLCFTADITMNVKHA, from the coding sequence ATGAGTCAGTTTTTAAAAATGTTTGAACAACTCGGTGCACAGCAATTTTCGGCCGGTATCGGCATGGTCGCCCCGTATTTTTCCACCATTGATCCGGAAGTCACCGAACTGCGTCCGGGCTACGCCAGCATGATTTTGCGTAACCAGAAAAAAGTGCATAACCATATTGGTACTGTGCATGCGATTGCCATGTGCAACGCGGCTGAATTAATGGCCGGTATTGTGACCGACGCCAGCATCCCGGCTGGCGCGCGCTGGATTCCGGCGGGTATGAGCGTGAAATATGTGGCCAAAGCCAAAACCGATTTAAAGGTTGAGGCCGACTGCAGCGCGGTGGATTTTTCCCAGCCCGGAGAAGTGCATATTCCGGTCGCCGCTTATGACGACCAGAACACGCTGTGCTTTACCGCAGATATCACCATGAATGTGAAGCATGCCTGA
- a CDS encoding methyl-accepting chemotaxis protein gives MWFDKNKDKVQQLEQALAEAQALEQALRQDSAMIEFAPDGTITAVNDLFLQVVGYRRDEVMGQHHRMFCSNDYVNSEEYRNFWRQLAAGQFASGSFPRINKQGERLWLRATYFPVQLNGRVVRVIKLAQDVTANTEKRQRQEAVMDALDRSQAIIEFTPDGTIQNANENFLRTMGYRLEEIKGKHHKMFCTEGFNREYPDFWQQLGQGRIQNGKFERRDKQGRIIWLEASYNPILDSNKRVVKVIKFARDITERVTQALQVREASELARSNSADTVNLAQNGSGLLRASVTASAQVAAQVGDVAQSISNLSSKSAEISAIVTTISSIAEQTNLLALNAAIEAARAGEHGRGFAVVADEVRSLASRTNSSTLEIDEMVKANEALTRAAMEQMEKTQQQTRQVGEQIQQAADVIEQIRHSAEDVAATVARLN, from the coding sequence ATGTGGTTCGATAAAAACAAAGACAAGGTTCAGCAGCTTGAACAGGCACTGGCCGAAGCTCAGGCGCTGGAGCAGGCATTGCGTCAGGATTCCGCAATGATTGAATTTGCCCCGGATGGCACTATTACCGCCGTGAATGATCTCTTTCTGCAGGTGGTTGGCTATCGCCGTGATGAGGTGATGGGCCAGCATCACCGAATGTTCTGCAGTAATGATTACGTTAATTCAGAAGAGTACCGCAATTTCTGGCGGCAACTGGCCGCCGGGCAATTTGCCAGTGGCTCTTTTCCGCGGATTAATAAACAGGGGGAGCGCCTGTGGCTGCGCGCTACCTATTTCCCGGTGCAGCTTAACGGCCGTGTGGTGCGGGTGATTAAACTGGCTCAGGATGTAACGGCTAATACCGAAAAGCGGCAGCGTCAGGAAGCGGTGATGGATGCTCTCGACCGTTCGCAGGCCATTATTGAATTTACCCCGGACGGTACCATCCAGAATGCCAATGAGAATTTTCTGCGCACCATGGGCTATCGCCTGGAAGAGATTAAAGGCAAGCACCACAAGATGTTCTGTACCGAGGGTTTTAACCGCGAGTATCCGGATTTCTGGCAGCAGCTGGGGCAGGGACGGATTCAGAATGGCAAATTTGAACGGCGTGATAAACAGGGGCGGATCATCTGGCTGGAGGCCAGTTATAACCCGATTCTGGACAGCAATAAGCGTGTCGTGAAGGTGATTAAATTTGCCCGTGATATCACTGAGCGGGTTACACAGGCACTGCAGGTGCGCGAAGCATCGGAGCTGGCGCGCAGTAATTCGGCTGATACCGTTAATCTGGCTCAGAACGGCAGTGGCCTGTTACGTGCCAGTGTTACGGCATCGGCGCAGGTGGCGGCACAGGTGGGTGATGTGGCACAGAGCATCAGCAATTTAAGCAGTAAATCGGCGGAAATTTCCGCCATCGTCACCACCATCAGCAGCATTGCCGAGCAGACTAATCTGCTGGCCTTAAATGCCGCGATTGAAGCGGCGCGTGCCGGTGAGCATGGCCGTGGTTTTGCGGTGGTCGCCGATGAAGTGCGCAGTCTGGCATCGCGTACCAACAGCTCAACACTGGAAATCGACGAAATGGTTAAGGCGAATGAAGCCCTGACCCGTGCGGCGATGGAGCAGATGGAAAAAACCCAGCAACAAACCCGGCAGGTGGGTGAACAGATTCAGCAGGCGGCAGATGTGATTGAGCAGATCCGCCACAGCGCTGAAGACGTAGCTGCCACGGTTGCCCGGCTCAATTAA
- a CDS encoding PaaI family thioesterase, with protein sequence MQPNEWRPMTNIAHECFGCGQHNHQGLKMRFFTNEQQVRSDLVIPGHLRGWSNLAHGGVITTVLDEVMGWAGMYLLNQFLLTRDIKVRFKLPVRIGEPVSVYGFIAEQKNDRQVIVAAELRNAKGQVAAKAEGHFALFSAEKFAAMDIMPADELERMKGMFSSVQREQMRLQHAESENAGA encoded by the coding sequence ATGCAGCCGAATGAATGGCGACCGATGACCAATATTGCCCATGAGTGTTTTGGTTGTGGGCAGCACAATCATCAGGGGCTGAAAATGCGCTTCTTTACCAACGAGCAGCAGGTGCGTTCAGATCTGGTTATTCCCGGACATCTGCGCGGCTGGAGCAATCTGGCTCACGGCGGTGTTATTACCACGGTGCTGGATGAAGTGATGGGCTGGGCTGGTATGTATCTGCTCAATCAGTTTTTGCTGACGCGCGATATTAAAGTGCGTTTTAAACTGCCGGTCCGTATCGGCGAGCCGGTCAGTGTTTATGGTTTTATTGCCGAACAGAAAAATGACCGGCAGGTTATTGTGGCGGCCGAACTGCGTAATGCCAAAGGTCAGGTTGCGGCCAAAGCAGAAGGGCATTTTGCGTTATTTTCTGCCGAAAAATTTGCTGCTATGGATATCATGCCGGCTGATGAACTGGAGCGTATGAAAGGGATGTTTTCATCGGTACAGCGTGAGCAGATGCGTTTGCAACACGCCGAGAGCGAAAACGCAGGAGCCTGA
- a CDS encoding AraC family transcriptional regulator: protein MKTNHSDTTIQLPTNYLRNLLDLVEARGGNGADMLLRAGMNQAQIEEIDGQLSWEQFSGALRESRNEIDEPGLGLYLGSQLTITTHGLLGLAAMSSPTLSDAAQVACQYVATRTPLVSMRLEQKGLQASLTIDELYVLGDIRATFLEALTVTLLAVIDFVSGGQARVSQVNFAFHTPAYSSLYEAFFPCPVRFNQEQNQIILPAADLNIPSRLADIQVQRQAAQQCEQQLKQWQERQKLSGQIRMMLGRAKGRFPGFEQVADELSLSPRTLRRRLAEEGTSYQELLEIWRQEMAHQYLRTTNLSVQQISYLLGYNDPANFGRAFRKRNEGISPLRFRQQGQEAPAISRSE from the coding sequence ATGAAAACAAACCATTCCGATACCACCATACAGCTGCCCACCAACTATCTGCGCAACCTGCTTGATCTGGTGGAAGCGCGCGGGGGCAACGGCGCCGATATGCTGCTGCGTGCCGGTATGAATCAGGCCCAGATAGAAGAGATCGACGGTCAGCTCAGCTGGGAGCAGTTCAGCGGCGCATTACGTGAAAGCCGCAACGAGATTGATGAACCCGGTCTGGGTCTCTATTTAGGCAGTCAGCTGACCATTACTACCCACGGCCTGCTGGGGCTGGCGGCGATGAGCAGTCCGACACTGAGCGATGCCGCTCAGGTAGCCTGCCAGTATGTGGCAACACGCACGCCATTGGTGTCGATGCGGCTGGAACAGAAAGGCCTGCAGGCATCGCTGACCATCGACGAGCTGTATGTACTGGGCGATATCCGCGCCACGTTTCTGGAGGCGCTGACCGTCACACTGCTGGCGGTGATTGATTTTGTCTCCGGCGGTCAGGCGCGTGTCAGTCAGGTGAACTTTGCCTTCCATACACCGGCATACAGCTCACTGTACGAAGCTTTTTTCCCCTGCCCGGTGCGCTTTAATCAGGAACAGAACCAGATCATTCTGCCCGCCGCCGACCTGAATATCCCTTCACGTCTCGCCGATATTCAGGTGCAGCGCCAGGCCGCCCAACAGTGTGAACAGCAATTAAAACAGTGGCAGGAAAGGCAGAAATTATCCGGCCAGATCCGCATGATGCTGGGACGGGCGAAAGGACGCTTTCCGGGCTTTGAACAGGTCGCCGATGAGTTATCGCTGTCACCACGCACCCTGCGCCGGCGACTGGCAGAAGAAGGCACCAGCTATCAGGAATTACTGGAAATCTGGCGTCAGGAAATGGCACACCAGTATTTACGCACCACCAATCTCAGCGTGCAGCAGATCAGTTATTTGCTGGGCTATAACGACCCGGCAAATTTTGGCCGCGCCTTCCGTAAACGTAACGAGGGGATTTCGCCGCTGCGCTTCCGCCAGCAGGGGCAGGAAGCACCGGCAATCAGCCGTTCAGAATAA
- the ahr gene encoding NADPH-dependent aldehyde reductase Ahr, which produces MIKAYAAFEPGGELKPFEYDPGPLGDHDVEIDVEYCGICHSDLSMLNNEWGMTRYPFVPGHEVAGRISAVGAHVKKLQVGDRVGLGWHSGYCNECQTCMEGDHNLCAGARGTIVGRHGGFADKVRAQSASVVKLPDNVSSEVAGPLFCGGITVFNPIVQFGVKPTARVGVVGIGGLGHMALQFLNAWGCEVTAFTSSEAKRTEALELGAHRTLDSRDGQALKDSAGYFDLILSTVNVKLDWGSYVNTLRPKGRLHLVGAVLEPVELNVFALMGGQRSVSSSPVGSPAVIAQMLEFAARHNIEPKVEVFDMADVNNAIDRLENGSPRYRVVLKK; this is translated from the coding sequence ATGATCAAAGCCTACGCAGCCTTCGAACCGGGTGGTGAACTCAAGCCGTTTGAATACGATCCGGGCCCGCTGGGTGACCATGATGTGGAAATCGATGTGGAATACTGCGGTATCTGCCACAGCGATCTGAGCATGCTGAATAACGAATGGGGCATGACCCGTTATCCCTTTGTGCCGGGCCATGAGGTGGCGGGGCGCATCAGTGCGGTAGGCGCTCATGTGAAAAAACTGCAGGTGGGTGATCGGGTCGGCCTCGGCTGGCATTCCGGTTACTGCAACGAGTGTCAGACCTGTATGGAAGGTGACCACAACCTCTGTGCCGGTGCGCGCGGCACTATTGTTGGCCGTCATGGCGGGTTTGCCGACAAGGTGCGGGCGCAGTCCGCCAGCGTAGTGAAACTGCCGGATAACGTCAGCAGCGAAGTGGCCGGACCGCTGTTCTGCGGTGGTATTACCGTGTTTAACCCGATTGTGCAGTTTGGTGTTAAGCCTACGGCGCGTGTCGGCGTAGTCGGGATTGGTGGCCTTGGCCATATGGCGCTGCAGTTCCTCAATGCCTGGGGCTGTGAAGTAACGGCCTTTACCTCGTCGGAAGCCAAGCGCACCGAAGCACTGGAGCTGGGCGCACACCGTACGCTGGATTCCCGTGATGGGCAGGCGCTGAAAGATTCCGCCGGGTATTTCGATCTGATTCTGTCGACGGTGAATGTAAAACTCGACTGGGGTTCCTATGTAAATACCCTGCGTCCGAAGGGCCGTTTGCATCTGGTCGGTGCGGTACTGGAACCGGTCGAGCTGAATGTGTTCGCGCTGATGGGCGGCCAGCGTTCGGTGTCGTCGTCGCCAGTTGGCAGTCCTGCAGTGATTGCGCAAATGCTGGAATTTGCCGCCCGCCATAACATCGAACCTAAAGTAGAAGTGTTTGATATGGCGGACGTAAATAACGCCATCGACCGTCTGGAAAACGGCAGCCCGCGTTATCGTGTGGTGCTGAAAAAGTAA
- a CDS encoding MarR family winged helix-turn-helix transcriptional regulator translates to MDKRLFYLLNSARHRVYKHADQKAEEALGISVTQLGALMLIAANEGCLLKDLAQSLNLNNSALTGLAARMEHNGLIERRACELDGRASRLYLTLLGRSKIDSARPLISQLNAAMTEGFSEQEVLVILRFLNRLLSEF, encoded by the coding sequence ATGGATAAACGTCTCTTCTACCTGCTCAACAGCGCACGCCACCGGGTATACAAACACGCCGATCAGAAGGCCGAAGAAGCACTGGGCATTTCCGTAACCCAGCTTGGTGCGCTGATGCTGATTGCCGCCAATGAAGGTTGTCTGCTGAAAGATCTGGCGCAGAGTCTGAATCTGAATAATTCGGCCCTGACCGGTCTGGCGGCACGTATGGAACATAACGGCCTGATAGAACGCCGCGCCTGTGAGCTGGATGGCCGCGCTTCGCGTCTCTATCTGACCCTGCTCGGACGCAGCAAGATCGACAGCGCCCGGCCGCTGATCAGCCAGCTGAATGCCGCCATGACCGAAGGTTTCAGCGAGCAGGAAGTGTTGGTCATCCTGCGCTTTTTAAACCGCTTACTGAGCGAATTCTGA
- a CDS encoding TetR/AcrR family transcriptional regulator, translating into MSEIQESKQPSPRKTRLSADDRREQLLDVLVQVIRSEGYEQVTMARLAQAAGVNPSLLMHHFGSKENLMLTLVNVSLQRYGQLFRELPGSGDARLRLVQMLAVYFGLRWMNTLAAPEVFAIMSLARRHEEVRLAVARMYRRYHRVLTQELRFQQEQGCVRITDAAASAQVLMALTEGAHYFSDQLQPQISEAPGAYGLRMVEHALLLLGAGPLTQAERAGLNDFTVTEMNGGSYAAE; encoded by the coding sequence TTGTCTGAGATTCAGGAAAGCAAACAGCCTTCGCCACGCAAAACCCGTCTGAGCGCGGACGACCGGCGTGAACAGCTGCTGGATGTACTGGTGCAGGTGATCCGCAGTGAGGGCTACGAGCAGGTGACGATGGCACGGCTGGCGCAGGCGGCGGGGGTGAATCCGTCGTTGCTGATGCATCATTTCGGCAGTAAAGAAAACCTGATGCTGACGCTGGTGAATGTCAGCCTGCAGCGTTATGGCCAGCTGTTCCGCGAATTACCGGGCAGCGGCGATGCCCGCCTGCGGCTGGTACAGATGCTGGCTGTCTATTTTGGTCTGCGCTGGATGAATACCCTCGCGGCCCCGGAAGTCTTCGCCATTATGTCGCTGGCCCGTCGCCACGAAGAGGTACGGCTGGCGGTGGCCCGTATGTATCGCCGTTATCACCGCGTGCTGACCCAGGAATTGCGTTTCCAGCAGGAGCAGGGCTGTGTGCGTATTACTGATGCAGCCGCCAGTGCTCAGGTGCTGATGGCTCTGACCGAAGGCGCGCATTATTTTTCCGACCAGTTGCAGCCGCAGATCAGCGAAGCTCCCGGCGCTTATGGCCTGCGCATGGTGGAACACGCATTGTTGTTGCTCGGAGCCGGTCCGCTGACCCAGGCCGAGCGCGCCGGACTGAACGATTTTACTGTTACCGAGATGAATGGAGGTTCTTATGCAGCCGAATGA
- a CDS encoding MerR family transcriptional regulator: protein MPFSSVDKPSAALPSKADTRLMRIGELAAQSQTPASTIRYYEQQGLLSGVQRTAGGSRRYDGSALLRLQMIRSLQNMGFALGDIPVLLRDEQQGVDHERVMTTLNGRLKDIDTLLASLQQQRDQLHALRCLLKSSWDAGNCLTDEQILALRDQYLQPSGMVGDQD from the coding sequence ATGCCGTTTTCATCTGTCGATAAACCCTCTGCAGCACTCCCCAGCAAAGCGGATACACGATTAATGCGCATTGGTGAACTGGCTGCCCAGAGTCAGACGCCTGCGTCCACCATCCGCTATTACGAGCAGCAGGGTTTGCTGAGTGGCGTGCAGCGTACCGCTGGCGGCAGCCGCCGTTACGATGGCAGCGCACTGTTGCGCCTGCAGATGATCCGCAGTCTGCAGAATATGGGCTTTGCTCTGGGGGATATTCCGGTACTGCTGCGCGATGAGCAGCAAGGCGTCGATCATGAACGGGTCATGACTACCCTGAATGGCCGGCTGAAGGATATCGATACTTTATTAGCCAGCCTGCAACAGCAGCGCGATCAGTTGCATGCGCTGCGTTGCCTGCTGAAAAGCAGCTGGGATGCAGGAAACTGCCTGACCGATGAGCAGATTCTGGCGCTGCGCGATCAGTATCTGCAGCCATCGGGCATGGTGGGAGATCAGGATTAA
- a CDS encoding organic hydroperoxide resistance protein produces the protein MEILYTAQATSTGGRDGRSVSSDQALDVKLSTPKALGGAGGDGTNPEQLFAAGYSACFIGALKFVAMQDKTALPADTAITAHVGIGPNDKGVGFAIDVELHISLPGMDNTVAQTLVEKAHQVCPYSNATRGNIRVELVLV, from the coding sequence ATGGAAATTTTGTATACCGCCCAGGCAACCTCAACCGGCGGCCGCGATGGCCGCTCTGTCTCATCCGACCAGGCGCTGGATGTCAAACTCAGCACCCCTAAAGCACTGGGTGGTGCCGGTGGTGATGGTACGAATCCGGAGCAGCTGTTTGCGGCGGGCTATTCCGCCTGCTTTATCGGCGCGCTGAAGTTTGTGGCGATGCAGGATAAAACCGCGCTGCCAGCTGACACCGCCATTACCGCGCATGTGGGCATTGGCCCTAATGATAAGGGTGTGGGTTTTGCCATCGACGTTGAGCTGCATATCAGCCTGCCGGGCATGGATAACACTGTCGCTCAGACATTGGTGGAAAAGGCACACCAGGTATGTCCATACTCTAACGCTACCCGCGGTAATATCCGTGTTGAGCTGGTGCTGGTCTGA
- a CDS encoding NADH:flavin oxidoreductase/NADH oxidase family protein, whose protein sequence is MTSTVFTPLTLPNGQQLINRIAKAAMEENMGDAQLLPDAALTHLYRRWGQGGSGLIITGNVMVDRLAMTGPGGLALEAQTPLAPFMALAQAAKEQGAKIWMQINHPGRQVYAALGGKALSASAVAVDMGKHSHLFARPQAMTAAEIEDVISRFVTTAQRAEQAGFDGVEIHAAHGYLLSQFLSPLTNQRTDEWGGSLENRARLLLEITRRIRAAVKPEFAVAVKLNSADFQRGGFDIADAKAVVTLLNELHVDAIEISGGSYEAPAMQGRTADGRTLAREAYFLEFAEQIAAVANMPVMSTGGITRLQTAEQVVNAGVALVGMASALAVCPDLPQRWQQNPAFELPLARIEWKDKAIASVATMALIKRHLRRWGNGAKKETVLNPLLSLILDRVRLKKLIKRYRKLIGV, encoded by the coding sequence ATGACTTCAACCGTGTTTACCCCGCTGACTCTGCCCAATGGCCAGCAGCTTATAAACCGCATTGCCAAAGCGGCGATGGAAGAAAATATGGGCGATGCGCAGTTACTGCCGGATGCGGCGCTGACTCACCTCTACCGGCGCTGGGGTCAGGGCGGCAGTGGCCTGATTATTACCGGTAACGTGATGGTCGACCGGCTGGCAATGACCGGCCCCGGTGGCCTGGCGCTGGAAGCGCAAACGCCATTGGCACCTTTTATGGCACTGGCGCAGGCGGCGAAAGAACAGGGCGCAAAAATCTGGATGCAGATTAATCACCCCGGTCGTCAGGTGTATGCCGCACTGGGGGGGAAGGCGTTGTCGGCATCGGCGGTCGCGGTGGATATGGGCAAACATTCACATTTATTTGCCCGGCCGCAGGCGATGACCGCAGCAGAAATTGAAGACGTTATCAGCCGTTTTGTAACCACCGCGCAGCGGGCTGAACAAGCCGGTTTTGATGGTGTGGAAATTCATGCCGCACATGGTTATTTACTCAGCCAGTTTTTATCACCGCTGACCAATCAGCGCACGGATGAGTGGGGTGGCAGTCTGGAAAACCGTGCGCGTTTATTACTGGAAATTACCCGCCGTATCCGCGCTGCGGTTAAACCAGAATTTGCTGTTGCAGTTAAATTAAATTCCGCCGATTTTCAGCGTGGCGGTTTTGATATTGCCGACGCCAAAGCCGTAGTAACCCTGCTCAACGAACTGCATGTGGATGCGATAGAAATTTCCGGTGGCAGCTACGAAGCACCGGCAATGCAGGGGCGTACCGCTGATGGCCGCACCCTGGCACGCGAGGCGTATTTTCTCGAATTTGCCGAACAGATTGCGGCAGTCGCGAATATGCCGGTTATGAGTACCGGTGGTATCACCCGTTTGCAGACCGCAGAACAGGTTGTTAATGCCGGCGTGGCGCTGGTGGGTATGGCCAGTGCACTGGCCGTATGTCCGGATCTGCCGCAACGCTGGCAGCAGAACCCGGCGTTTGAATTGCCGTTGGCGCGTATCGAATGGAAAGATAAAGCCATCGCCAGCGTCGCTACCATGGCATTAATCAAACGCCATTTACGTCGCTGGGGTAATGGCGCGAAAAAAGAAACGGTATTAAATCCGCTGTTAAGTCTGATACTCGACCGGGTGCGGCTGAAGAAACTGATTAAGCGCTATCGTAAGCTGATTGGTGTCTGA
- a CDS encoding alpha/beta hydrolase family protein produces MEKFELMTQGGRLLRGRLFNASEARSVVVVAGAMGVPQGCYEKFAHFLCEQGHNVITFDYFGTGESLQTPLRHCQTNISDWGEEDCTAIIRFARDYFPGLKLQWIGHSVGGQLLGMIPAVNQIDQAITVASGSGYWRENSPPTKRVAWLLWYFIAPLSVPLAGYFPGARLNMVGDLPANVMRQWRRWCLNREYAVGAEGEAMRARFASVTVPITSVAFSDDEMMSRRNIESLHSFYQNSPRTMIRLKPADIGEKKIGHLGWFRERYRDSVWAGQLLPLLQ; encoded by the coding sequence ATGGAAAAATTCGAACTGATGACTCAGGGCGGGCGCCTGCTGCGCGGCCGTTTATTCAACGCCAGCGAAGCCCGCTCGGTTGTTGTCGTCGCCGGCGCGATGGGTGTGCCCCAGGGCTGCTATGAAAAGTTTGCGCATTTTCTCTGCGAGCAGGGCCACAACGTGATTACCTTTGACTACTTCGGTACCGGAGAATCATTGCAGACACCTCTGCGCCACTGCCAGACCAATATCAGCGACTGGGGCGAAGAAGACTGCACCGCCATTATCCGCTTCGCGCGGGATTATTTCCCCGGACTGAAATTACAGTGGATCGGCCACAGTGTTGGCGGCCAGTTGCTGGGAATGATTCCCGCCGTGAATCAGATTGATCAGGCCATCACCGTGGCTTCAGGCAGCGGTTACTGGCGCGAAAATTCACCGCCGACCAAACGCGTGGCCTGGCTGCTGTGGTATTTCATCGCACCATTAAGCGTACCGCTGGCCGGTTATTTTCCCGGTGCCCGATTAAACATGGTCGGCGATCTGCCCGCCAATGTGATGCGCCAGTGGCGGCGCTGGTGCCTGAACCGCGAATACGCCGTGGGCGCCGAAGGTGAAGCTATGCGCGCACGCTTTGCCAGTGTCACGGTTCCGATCACCTCGGTTGCCTTCAGCGACGATGAAATGATGTCCCGGCGCAATATCGAATCGCTGCACAGCTTTTATCAGAACTCACCACGCACCATGATCCGCCTGAAACCGGCGGATATCGGTGAAAAGAAAATCGGCCATCTGGGCTGGTTCCGCGAACGCTACCGCGATTCCGTCTGGGCCGGGCAACTGTTGCCGTTGCTGCAGTAA